From Stegostoma tigrinum isolate sSteTig4 chromosome X, sSteTig4.hap1, whole genome shotgun sequence, a single genomic window includes:
- the LOC125448383 gene encoding ADP-ribosylation factor-like, which produces MGILMSLKNYLFSTKEMRILMVGLDAAGKTTILYKLKLGEIVTTIPTIGFNVETVEYKNISFTVWDVGGQDKIRPLWRHYFQNTQGLIFVVDSNDKERMSEAREELMQMLGEDELRAAVLLVFANKQDLPNAMSPAQITDKLGLNALRSHVWYIQATCATSGDGLDKGLDWLAAQLRHK; this is translated from the exons ATGGGAATCTTGATGTCTCTTAAAAATTACTTGTTTTCAACAAAAGAAATGCGCATTCTCATGGTCGGTCTGGATGCTGCTGGAAAGACCACCATTCTGTACAAATTGAAGCTTGGTGAAATTGTTACCACAATACCCACCATCG GTTTTAACGTTGAGACAGTAGAATATAAAAACATCAGTTTCACTGTGTGGGATGTTGGTGGCCAGGACAAAATCCGACCACTGTGGCGTCACTACTTCCAGAACACACAAG GATTGATATTTGTGGTTGATAGTAATGATAAAGAGCGTATGTCTGAGGCACGTGAGGAACTGATGCAGATGCTTGGAGAAGATGAGTTGCGTGCTGCTGTTCTTCTTGTCTTTGCCAACAAACAG GATCTGCCGAATGCAATGAGTCCAGCTCAAATCACAGACAAACTGGGCCTGAATGCCCTGCGCAGCCACGTCTGGTATATTCAGGCCACATGTGCCACCAGTGGTGATGGTCTCGACAAAGGTCTGGACTGGTTAGCTGCTCAGTTGAGACACAAGTGA